ACGCGCACGTTTAGGCGAATCAATCTGGACATAAATTAATTGTCCCTCGCTGCGATCAGCACTCACGGTCGCACCGCCTTGACAAAGCAAGGAACGGAAATGCGCATCCTTCCACGATGACGGCACACCGGGCATGATACGGATGGTATCCCCCCAGCTCTGCAACAGCATATCGTGAATCGCAGTGGCTGCCGAGAAGGGGCTCTCGATCACCGGGTTACCTTCGGCATACATCGTAGTGCACGACACGTTATTGAACGGCAACATTCTCAAATAGCTAAGAGCGGTATCGCCGTCATTTAGCGAGGCATACATCGAGGCCGCCCCAGTGCAAGTGTAGCCAGTCACAGATCTCGCAGTATCTTTTTTATTGTCCAAATTCTGGGTAATCCTCAACCAATGATCGACCGAGCGTTTCAGTAGGTCGCGATCCTTATCTGGCGTCAAATCATACAAGGGATAGAACGCAAGTAGGTGCGAGTAGTGCCGGTGTGCTTTATCAAATGGAATGTCGCGACCGATCCGCAGGCCAGTTTCATCTACCTGATAGTCCGTCAAATTGTCCAGCAAGTGCTGCCATGCCGCCGCCTTCGGATCGTTCAATTGATGCTCGCGGTTGATATCGAGTAGAGTTTCAGCCGCCCACTTCGTTAACGCGATGGTGTAGTTGATATCCACCCCCCTTCCGCCGGGATACTCCGGCGACCATGTGTTCTTAAAATGAATATTACCATCCCCAAGATCGATCGGATGCTCTTCGATGTAACGCAGGTTTGTATTGAGCGCACGCTTGAGTAACGGAAAGAGATCGTCCCGCATTTTATTGGCATTATCCGCATAGCGACATTGCAGCCAGTAATCGTGCAGCAGCCAGATCATGTGATCCGCCACACTTTTCCCTACGGGAGCCACCATGTCCGCAGGAAAGATCGTTCCCGCATTTAGGCAATCCTCACGCCAGTCCTCTGGCACGTTGGTGATCAAATTATGCGTATATTGGTCGGTCTTGTTCACCAATGAAGCTCCCACCTCCAAGCGATTCGCGGTGAGATGTGTCCAATACGTGAGCTGCACGTTTAAGTCCGTCCAGATCATTGGCCAAAACCCTGGCTGATACCAAGGCCCCATCACATCCAGCATCATACCATTAGAGCGCGTCGCCGATGCAAATTTATACATTTGCAGCCAGTAGAACTGCTCCCAGAAATCATCCGAAATCGAAACAAAACTCTGTGGATAATACGCATTCCACCAACGCTCGTGATTCGACAGGTAAGTGCCCTTCTCGACTTCTTGGAGTCCGCGGCGCATATCTGCCTTCACTTGAGGCAGCGCCTCGCCCATTGCCTGCGAAAACGCGATGGAACCAACCAAGGTCTTCGAGCGATCGGTAGTATCTTCGATTACTTTCCATGCGGTGATTAATTCGCCCGACTCCGCATAGAGTTCTTGACGGCTGATATTCCCATTCGGGTTGAGCGAAACCTCGACTTCGGGTGCCTTCGGATACGGCATCGAAGTAAAGCCTTTATCGATCCCAGTCACTTCCTCCCCATTGGCGATTTTACGCGCCGCATTGCGATCACAGACGCGGCGCGGATAGGAATGCGCCTCTTGAGGCTGCCACTCAAAGTCCACCGCCTCATCGCCTTCGGCAGTCACTTTAAAGTAAAAGGAGTCAAACTCCGCATGCACCACACTTTCGATTTGGTAACTGCCCACCGACGTTTGAACCGTGCCCACCAATTTGGCATTCCACAAATCCAAGCGCCAATCCACTCCCGTCACATCACCTTTAGAGCGAATTCGATAAAAACCAATTGGCAGACGCCCACGGTAAATCCAGGTATGGTCGCGCCCGTCTACAGGTGGCCGATTGTCATTATAATCACCACGACCGACGTGAAGGGAGAGCACATTCTTATCATTGGTCGCCTCTGGGTTTTTGAAACCCGCCTTTTCTTGAAACAGCATCAGCCCGAGCATACCATTGCCAAGATACGGTGCCTGCAGCCAGTCCGTGGGCGCTTCATTCTCCCACTTCATATCCTGCCTGCCAATAAAGGACGGCCAATCAATGGGCGGCGTGTTCGCGGAGGAGACAGCGTCCTCATATGCCGAGCAAGCAGATAAAGTGAGCAGAAAGAGTGCAGATGAAACGATTTGAATAAGATGTTTCATATTAGTGGGGCATTCTTAGAGTAAAAAGGGGAGATAGATTGAGCGGAGAACACGTGAATTTTCTACTTCTTGCGATTTAGCACGACGACAACATGCTACATACTATAGTTTCTCTGACAGTTTGTCTCGTCACCTAATTAGGTGATAGAGATACCCAAGTTGACTCACAAATGGTGACACCGGAGAACCTATCCATCTTTAGACTATATTCAGTTTCACGCTCTCAATAAAGAGTCTTTCCATAAGAGTATGTGATTTCGTAGCTTGTGCTGCTTGGCCCGAATTGAGTTTGGATTGCGGTGCCCGTGCATCCAACCTAGTAACCTACGACCTTCTCCCCTGAGAGGATCCTCTCTGCGGCAACTAAACGCTGCACCTCGTAGGCATCCAATATTGAAGCTCGCTGAGGTCAGAATCATTCTCGCCTCGCCATTCATTCTTGTAAAAGGCGTGATAGAAATGTGTGGCTAATGTGCGCAGAGGATTCATCATTTCTTTAATGGAGGAGCCCTTCAGAGTTGGCAGAAACGACACGCTAGTTCATCGGCACCAGCCTGACTTCACGTACCTTGAATCGGCTTCCAGTCCAGATGCCCGACCGACTGGAGCACTAAGTCCAAATGATCGGCATTCGGAAAACTCATTTCCCCGACCTTCACCCGTTGAAAGTCGTCCACACTTCCAGTTACCGGAATTGCAGAGTAAA
The nucleotide sequence above comes from Coraliomargarita algicola. Encoded proteins:
- a CDS encoding glycosyl hydrolase family 95 catalytic domain-containing protein, producing the protein MKHLIQIVSSALFLLTLSACSAYEDAVSSANTPPIDWPSFIGRQDMKWENEAPTDWLQAPYLGNGMLGLMLFQEKAGFKNPEATNDKNVLSLHVGRGDYNDNRPPVDGRDHTWIYRGRLPIGFYRIRSKGDVTGVDWRLDLWNAKLVGTVQTSVGSYQIESVVHAEFDSFYFKVTAEGDEAVDFEWQPQEAHSYPRRVCDRNAARKIANGEEVTGIDKGFTSMPYPKAPEVEVSLNPNGNISRQELYAESGELITAWKVIEDTTDRSKTLVGSIAFSQAMGEALPQVKADMRRGLQEVEKGTYLSNHERWWNAYYPQSFVSISDDFWEQFYWLQMYKFASATRSNGMMLDVMGPWYQPGFWPMIWTDLNVQLTYWTHLTANRLEVGASLVNKTDQYTHNLITNVPEDWREDCLNAGTIFPADMVAPVGKSVADHMIWLLHDYWLQCRYADNANKMRDDLFPLLKRALNTNLRYIEEHPIDLGDGNIHFKNTWSPEYPGGRGVDINYTIALTKWAAETLLDINREHQLNDPKAAAWQHLLDNLTDYQVDETGLRIGRDIPFDKAHRHYSHLLAFYPLYDLTPDKDRDLLKRSVDHWLRITQNLDNKKDTARSVTGYTCTGAASMYASLNDGDTALSYLRMLPFNNVSCTTMYAEGNPVIESPFSAATAIHDMLLQSWGDTIRIMPGVPSSWKDAHFRSLLCQGGATVSADRSEGQLIYVQIDSPKRARQLTFKMEMLDPQFAIIDSGGIVQSVSLRTNADGFYQVELPADTSLRATVAGTDLAAIHPVKSSVKSANIFGLNSRYEEVVKGFKKER